A window of the Narcine bancroftii isolate sNarBan1 chromosome 4, sNarBan1.hap1, whole genome shotgun sequence genome harbors these coding sequences:
- the LOC138760984 gene encoding complement component C1q receptor-like: MLLLLVQGLFSAVAGGPSLPAHTVCGSEACYTAHLDKKPFHQALERCKTNGGNLATAKNAGEALLVHGLLSGFLGGLRPNTKRKFWLGLQLPPRYCYQRHKPLRGFGWTSGGEETTYSNWAREPQGTCTAHRCVHIISTSSPGGDNYKWLDGVCGRGVDGYICKFNFKGMCPNIDLSGPGSITYTTPFNTVSSSLALVPFGSLAVVSCGSRDSPESSYLLCVEQVPGRYGWSSDGPFCTPPSGCDLENGGCAQICVRARGGGYKCQCGPGYELGKDQHSCESLDHCRGHPCQYKCVSRSQGFECLCPVGYQLAQNGSSCVDTDECAHRPCQGCINTLGSFRCDCPEGYGLIRDQCRDLDTCSGHPCDHICQNTDGSYRCHCRAGYRLRDADQSCVDLNECSSQPCEGSCINTEGSFECSCSEGYALGEDQVSCVPTGLTTTAEPSAAPAATWGPTTSRALVVHAADSTTSIASSGILAQPDPATEASAAVENGAATWTSVPSPTAAQNPGTSWLLVCALGSVAVLLLVLCVVGLILYFRYRSTREKSGHVGDYYNWVQAARQSPFRASHIKCNRSSDNYIEIEASQTEV; the protein is encoded by the coding sequence ATGCTACTGCTCCTGGTGCAGGGATTGTTCTCAGCGGTGGCAGGTGGTCCGTCGCTGCCGGCTCACACCGTGTGCGGAAGCGAGGCCTGTTACACAGCGCACCTGGACAAAAAGCCCTTTCACCAAGCCTTGGAGAGGTGCAAGACCAACGGGGGTAATCTGGCCACTGCGAAAAACGCGGGGGAAGCTCTCCTCGTCCACGGGCTGCTCTCTGGGTTCCTCGGCGGCCTGCGGCCAAACACGAAGAGGAAGTTTTGGCTGGGGCTCCAGCTGCCCCCGAGATATTGCTACCAACGGCACAAACCGCTGAGAGGCTTCGGCTGGACGTCGGGAGGAGAAGAGACCACCTACTCCAACTGGGCCCGTGAGCCCCAGGGGACCTGCACCGCACACAGATGCGTCCACATCATCTCCACCTCCAGCCCGGGAGGCGACAACTACAAGTGGTTGGACGGTGTCTGTGGCCGCGGGGTGGACGGTTACATTTGCAAGTTCAACTTTAAAGGCATGTGCCCGAACATCGACCTCAGTGGCCCAGGATCGATCACCTACACTACCCCCTTTAACACAGTGAGTTCCTCCTTGGCTCTCGTCCCCTTCGGATCTCTTGCAGTGGTGTCCTGCGGCAGCAGGGATTCGCCCGAGTCCAGCTATCTTCTGTGCGTGGAGCAGGTCCCAGGGCGGTACGGCTGGTCCTCGGATGGGCCCTTTTGCACCCCTCCTTCGGGCTGCGACCTTGAAAACGGGGGCTGCGCCCAGATCTGTGTCAGGGCCCGAGGAGGGGGATACAAGTGTCAGTGCGGTCCTGGGTACGAACTGGGTAAGGACCAGCACTCCTGCGAGTCGCTCGATCACTGCCGGGGTCACCCGTGCCAGTACAAGTGTGTCAGCCGATCGCAGGGTTTCGAGTGCCTCTGCCCCGTGGGTTACCAACTGGCGCAGAATGGCAGCAGCTGCGTGGACACGGACGAATGCGCGCACAGACCCTGCCAGGGATGCATCAACACTCTGGGAAGCTTTCGCTGCGATTGCCCCGAGGGCTACGGATTGATTAGGGACCAGTGCCGAGACCTGGATACATGTTCCGGCCATCCCTGTGACCACATCTGCCAGAACACGGACGGGTCGTACAGGTGCCACTGCAGAGCGGGTTATCGGCTCCGGGACGCGGATCAGTCCTGCGTCGATCTCAACGAGTGCTCCTCGCAGCCCTGTGAGGGGTCATGCATCAACACCGAGGGGAGCTTTGAGTGCTCCTGCAGCGAAGGCTACGCGCTCGGGGAGGATCAAGTGAGTTGCGTCCCAACAGGATTGACTACCACAGCCGAGCCCTCGGCCGCTCCGGCTGCAACCTGGGGCCCCACCACCTCCCGCGCACTGGTGGTCCATGCGGCTGATTCAACCACTTCCATTGCCTCTTCAGGGATTCTCGCTCAGCCTGACCCAGCCACCGAGGCGAGTGCGGCGGTGGAGAACGGTGCCGCGACCTGGACCTCCGTTCCTTCGCCCACCGCAGCTCAAAACCCGGGCACGTCGTGGCTACTGGTATGCGCGCTGGGTTCCGTGGCCGTGCTGCTGCTCGTCCTCTGTGTGGTGGGTCTCATCCTATACTTCCGATACCGGTCGACCAGAGAGAAGTCCGGCCACGTTGGTGATTACTACAACTGGGTGCAAGCGGCGCGGCAATCCCCGTTCAGAGCTTCTCACATCAAATGCAACCGTTCAAGCGATAACTACATTGAGATTGAAGCGAGCCAAACTGAAGTGTAA